The following are encoded together in the Rhineura floridana isolate rRhiFlo1 chromosome 21, rRhiFlo1.hap2, whole genome shotgun sequence genome:
- the EVI2A gene encoding protein EVI2A — protein MKLMCNCHMYLASLLGTILLLHLQVRADTTKNLLTTTESPAIPTTPNPTETSGALTTKISEETATYTMQTTTFESTPQTQPATFGSTFIVQMSTSQSPSDTSTTPQLPSTPPPEAPISSYTVTSTDQELATLGEGQIKAELCEENNKRLMLICLIIIGVLIFICVCLLMAVVAMANKLSYVKRRQPSKRLPRSNGDFLSASSLWPVGLETLQRMTHETTGTDQVTQSLGPERTNAGQGKAGEEVSKKLASEVSDRQKQKEVSAKSPNSATTNVEI, from the coding sequence ATGAAACTGATGTGCAACTGTCATATGTATTTGGCTTCCCTTTTGGGGACCATCCTACTACTTCACTTACAAGTAAGAGCAGACACTACCAAAAATCTTTTGACGACAACAGAAAGTCCCGCCATTCCCACAACTCCAAATCCAACAGAGACAAGTGGGGCTCTTACAACAAAGATTTCAGAAGAGACAGCTACTTATACAATGCAGACAACCACCTTCGAATCAACACCCCAAACGCAACCAGCTACCTTTGGATCCACATTCATAGTGCAAATGTCCACCTCTCAGTCTCCTTCAGATACATCAACCACCCCACAGTTGCCCTCAACACCTCCACCAGAAGCGCCAATATCTTCCTACACTGTTACTAGTACAGATCAAGAACTTGCGACTCTTGGTGAGGGTCAGATTAAAGCTGAACTCTGTGAAGAAAATAATAAAAGACTAATGctgatctgcctcatcatcatTGGGGTGCTTATCTTCATTTGTGTATGTCTACTTATGGCCGTTGTTGCAATGGCAAACAAACTATCCTATGTCAAGAGAAGACAGCCAAGCAAGCGCCTCCCCAGGAGCAATGGTGACTTCCTGAGCGCTAGTAGCTTGTGGCCGGTTGGGTTAGAAACACTGCAGAGGATGACCCACGAGACAACAGGAACAGATCAGGTGACACAAAGCTTGGGGCCGGAGAGAACAAATGCAGGGCAAGGGAAAGCTGGCGAAGAAGTGAGCAAGAAACTGGCTAGTGAAGTATCAGACAGACAGAAGCAGAAGGAGGTGTCAGCAAAGTCACCCAACAGTGCCACAACCAATGTTGAGATCTGA